Proteins encoded within one genomic window of Halomonas sp. YLGW01:
- the cheW gene encoding chemotaxis protein CheW, whose product MTDLNAASAAATEAHSREFLVFSLGEEEYAIDILKVQEIRGYENVTRIANAPDFIKGVTNLRGVIVPIVDLRIKFRLDNVEYGGQTVVIVVNVGERIVGIVVDGVSDVMTLTPEQIKPAPEFGVTLSSDYLSGLGSLEDRMLVLVDIDKLLTSEEMQLVDTVSA is encoded by the coding sequence ATGACAGACCTGAACGCCGCCAGCGCCGCCGCCACCGAGGCGCATAGCCGCGAGTTCCTGGTGTTTTCGCTGGGCGAGGAAGAGTACGCCATCGATATCCTCAAGGTGCAGGAGATCCGTGGCTACGAGAACGTCACCCGCATCGCCAATGCGCCGGACTTCATCAAGGGGGTCACCAATCTGCGCGGCGTGATCGTGCCGATCGTCGATCTACGCATCAAGTTCCGCCTCGACAACGTCGAGTATGGCGGCCAGACGGTGGTGATCGTGGTCAATGTCGGCGAGCGTATCGTCGGCATCGTGGTGGATGGTGTCTCCGACGTGATGACCCTGACCCCGGAGCAGATCAAGCCCGCGCCCGAGTTCGGTGTCACCCTGTCGTCGGATTACCTGAGTGGCCTCGGCAGCCTGGAGGATCGCATGCTGGTGCTGGTCGATATCGACAAGCTGCTGACCAGCGAGGAAATGCAGCTGGTGGATACCGTCAGCGCCTGA
- a CDS encoding methyl-accepting chemotaxis protein, with the protein MTVRLSWGLVLTLFSGLILMLSALGLYAIDDPAAVEERAGLVRAGILLVLGLTAIAVGLVVWGVTANVIRPLERVVAHFERMAKGDLSGAIEQRGDNEIGRLFAAMAHMQQSLGRTVGSVRRGGQTIHRHAKEISQGNTDLSSRTEQQAASLQQTASSMEELTSTVSQNADNARQASQLAEEASRTAHQGGEVVHAVVDTMSGINQSSQRVSEIIKVIDSIAFQTNILALNASVEAARAGEHGRGFAVVAEEVRKLAGRSGDASREIRGLIEASVARVEQGTAEVDRAGKTMEAIVAAVQRVSDIMDEIAAASQEQSNGIGQVNQAVTQMDRVTQQNATLVEQAASAAGELEREAEELRASVATFRLAPQAGEMASTPAAARPDDDAEDELARWMPQLMPRREGTTAQNARRASSSSTPQDKDDWSSC; encoded by the coding sequence ATGACCGTCCGGCTGAGCTGGGGACTGGTGCTGACGCTGTTTTCCGGCCTGATCTTGATGCTCAGTGCCCTCGGGCTCTATGCGATCGACGATCCGGCCGCGGTGGAGGAGCGGGCCGGGTTGGTCAGGGCCGGCATCCTGCTGGTGCTTGGCCTGACGGCCATCGCCGTGGGGCTGGTGGTGTGGGGTGTGACGGCCAACGTGATTCGCCCGCTCGAGCGGGTGGTGGCCCATTTCGAACGCATGGCCAAGGGCGACCTGTCCGGCGCCATCGAACAGCGCGGCGACAACGAGATCGGGCGCCTGTTCGCGGCGATGGCACACATGCAGCAGAGCCTCGGGCGCACCGTCGGCTCGGTGCGTCGGGGTGGCCAGACCATTCACCGCCACGCCAAGGAGATCTCCCAGGGCAACACCGATCTGTCGTCGCGTACCGAGCAGCAGGCCGCCTCGCTGCAGCAGACCGCTTCCAGCATGGAAGAGCTGACCTCGACGGTCTCCCAGAACGCCGACAATGCCCGTCAGGCCAGCCAGCTGGCGGAGGAAGCCTCTCGGACGGCGCACCAGGGGGGCGAGGTGGTCCATGCCGTGGTCGACACCATGAGCGGGATCAACCAGAGCTCGCAGCGGGTCAGCGAGATCATCAAGGTGATCGATTCGATCGCCTTCCAGACCAACATTCTGGCCCTCAATGCCTCCGTCGAGGCGGCCCGTGCCGGCGAGCATGGCCGCGGCTTCGCCGTGGTGGCCGAGGAGGTCCGCAAGCTGGCCGGTCGCAGCGGCGACGCGTCCAGGGAGATTCGTGGCCTGATCGAGGCCTCGGTGGCCCGCGTCGAGCAGGGCACGGCCGAGGTGGACCGGGCGGGGAAAACCATGGAGGCGATCGTCGCTGCCGTGCAGCGCGTCAGCGACATCATGGACGAGATAGCTGCCGCCTCGCAGGAGCAGAGCAACGGCATCGGCCAGGTCAACCAGGCGGTGACGCAGATGGATCGGGTGACGCAGCAGAACGCCACCCTGGTCGAGCAGGCCGCCAGCGCCGCCGGCGAGCTCGAGCGCGAGGCAGAAGAGCTGCGTGCCTCGGTGGCGACCTTTCGTCTGGCGCCCCAGGCCGGCGAGATGGCGTCCACTCCGGCGGCAGCGCGGCCGGATGATGACGCCGAGGATGAGCTCGCCCGCTGGATGCCGCAGCTCATGCCCAGGCGCGAGGGCACGACGGCGCAGAACGCTCGACGCGCCTCGTCATCATCCACGCCACAGGACAAAGACGACTGGTCGTCCTGCTAG
- a CDS encoding methyl-accepting chemotaxis protein has translation MRNNQPVTHREYQLHDDHFLISRTDLKGRITYANPAFIEVSGFSRQELLGAPHNLVRHPDMPVEAFANMWETLKAGESWSGLVKNRRKDGDHYWVNASVTPLIEEGEVVGYASLRVKAEREAIEEAEQSYALIREGRGKHLTLERGRLRRRGLIGRLRRTNLGSMRARLTTMIGVAAVLLVASGGLGLYSLNTAGERIQEIRQDGLEDVARLQRIEQLMTQSRDRLDGPVSNPMSADVDSLKTEVGAVVTELETAWANFIGDQGNLSASERAFTDGLDVYIDDGLNAAVETLDAGDFYQAYVAFNEVLKPKGAELSDTINALIEEKRSKASQLAEQARADQQQMLVIQGTLLIVGLLLLILLGGMTIRALTKPLRESMQFTLQIAAGNLAASMPSHRNDEAGRLMAALDVMRKSLGSIVGDVNGSVKVVEPAARDIAQGNEDLSSRTEQQAASLQQTASSMEEMTTTVQQNADNARQASSLAVDNASQVGNAGELMNQVVDTMERITASSRQMTEIIDVIDSIAFQTNILALNASVEAARAGEHGRGFAVVAEEVRSLAGRSASAAKEIRELISGSAKEIDSGAGLVKSAEGAIGEVVSAATRVNDIMSEITAASEEQSSGIAQINQAIAQMDEVTQQNATRVQSSAHAASQLEQQTLHLSTSIAAFRLRGAGMETVQRLPQQREEAPALQSGERRERLQAPTASQPERATGQASRQDRQLASVNDDWEEF, from the coding sequence ATGCGCAACAACCAACCCGTGACGCACCGGGAATATCAGCTGCATGACGACCATTTCCTGATCTCGAGAACCGATCTCAAGGGACGCATCACCTACGCCAACCCGGCCTTCATCGAGGTCAGCGGTTTCTCTCGCCAGGAACTGCTCGGCGCCCCGCACAACCTGGTGCGCCATCCCGACATGCCGGTCGAGGCCTTCGCCAACATGTGGGAGACCCTCAAGGCCGGCGAGAGCTGGTCGGGGCTGGTCAAGAACCGGCGCAAGGACGGGGATCACTACTGGGTCAACGCCAGCGTCACGCCGTTGATCGAGGAGGGTGAGGTCGTCGGCTATGCCTCGCTGCGGGTCAAGGCCGAGCGTGAGGCCATCGAGGAGGCCGAGCAGAGCTATGCCCTGATTCGCGAGGGGCGCGGCAAGCACCTGACCCTGGAGCGTGGCCGGTTGCGTCGCCGCGGGCTGATCGGCCGGCTGCGGCGCACCAACCTGGGCAGCATGCGCGCGCGCCTGACCACCATGATCGGGGTCGCGGCGGTGCTGCTGGTCGCCAGTGGCGGCCTGGGGCTTTACAGCCTCAACACCGCCGGGGAGCGCATCCAGGAAATTCGGCAGGACGGTCTCGAGGACGTGGCGCGGCTGCAGCGCATCGAGCAGCTGATGACGCAGAGCCGGGACCGCCTCGACGGCCCGGTCAGCAACCCCATGTCGGCGGACGTGGACAGCCTCAAGACCGAGGTCGGCGCAGTCGTGACCGAGCTGGAGACGGCCTGGGCGAACTTCATCGGCGACCAGGGCAACCTCTCGGCGAGTGAGCGGGCCTTCACCGATGGCCTCGATGTCTATATCGACGATGGCCTGAACGCCGCCGTGGAGACCCTCGATGCCGGGGACTTCTACCAGGCCTATGTGGCCTTCAACGAGGTGCTGAAGCCCAAGGGCGCCGAGCTCTCGGACACCATCAATGCGCTGATCGAAGAGAAGCGGAGCAAGGCCAGCCAGCTGGCCGAGCAGGCGAGGGCCGATCAGCAGCAGATGCTGGTGATCCAGGGCACGCTGCTCATCGTCGGGCTGCTGCTGCTGATCCTGCTCGGCGGGATGACCATTCGTGCCCTGACCAAGCCGCTGCGCGAGTCGATGCAGTTCACCCTGCAGATCGCCGCCGGCAACCTCGCGGCCAGCATGCCGTCGCACCGCAATGACGAGGCCGGGCGGCTGATGGCGGCGCTGGATGTGATGCGCAAGAGCCTCGGCAGCATCGTCGGCGACGTCAATGGCAGCGTGAAGGTGGTCGAGCCGGCGGCACGAGACATCGCCCAGGGTAACGAAGACCTGTCGTCGCGCACCGAGCAGCAGGCCGCCTCGCTGCAGCAGACCGCCTCCAGCATGGAGGAGATGACCACCACGGTGCAGCAGAACGCCGACAATGCCCGCCAGGCCAGCAGTCTCGCGGTGGACAACGCAAGCCAGGTGGGCAATGCCGGCGAGCTGATGAACCAGGTCGTCGACACCATGGAGCGCATCACCGCTAGCTCCCGACAGATGACCGAGATCATCGACGTCATCGATTCGATCGCCTTTCAGACCAACATCCTGGCCCTCAATGCCTCGGTCGAGGCGGCGCGGGCCGGCGAGCATGGCCGGGGCTTCGCCGTGGTCGCCGAGGAAGTGCGCAGCCTGGCCGGGCGCAGCGCCTCGGCCGCCAAGGAGATCCGCGAGCTGATCTCCGGCTCGGCCAAGGAGATCGACAGCGGGGCCGGCCTGGTCAAGTCTGCCGAGGGCGCCATCGGTGAGGTGGTCTCGGCGGCGACCCGGGTCAACGACATCATGAGCGAGATCACCGCCGCCTCCGAGGAGCAGAGCAGCGGCATCGCCCAGATCAATCAGGCCATCGCCCAGATGGACGAGGTGACGCAGCAGAACGCGACCCGGGTGCAGTCCTCGGCGCATGCCGCCTCCCAGCTGGAGCAGCAGACCCTTCACCTGAGCACGTCGATTGCCGCCTTCCGCCTGCGTGGCGCCGGCATGGAAACCGTCCAACGGTTGCCGCAGCAGCGCGAGGAGGCCCCGGCACTGCAGTCGGGTGAGCGACGCGAGCGCTTGCAGGCGCCGACCGCCAGCCAACCCGAGCGCGCTACCGGACAGGCATCGCGGCAGGACCGTCAGCTGGCCAGCGTCAATGACGACTGGGAGGAGTTTTGA